One window of the Solanum stenotomum isolate F172 chromosome 11, ASM1918654v1, whole genome shotgun sequence genome contains the following:
- the LOC125843683 gene encoding allene oxide synthase 2, chloroplastic, with product MALTSFFSLPLPSLHQQFPSKYSTFRPIIVSLSEKPTIVVTQPTKLPTRTIPGDYGLPGIGPWKDRLDYFYNQGKNEFFESRVVKYKSTIFRTNMPPGPFISSNPKVIVLLDGKSFPVLFDVSKVEKKDLFTGTYMPSTELTGGYRVLSYLDPSEPNHEKLKKLMFFLLSSRRDHVIPKFHETYTELFETLDKEMAEKGKAGLNSGNDQAAFNFLARSLFGVNPVETKLGGDGPTLIGKWVLLQLHPVLTLGLPKFLDDLILHTFRLPPFLVKKDYQRLYDFFYTNSANLFVEAEKLGISKEEACHNLLFATCFNSFGGMKIFFPNMMKSIAKAGVEVHTRLANEIRSEVKSAGGKITMSAMEKMPLMKSVVYEALRVDPPVASQYGRAKQDLKIESHDAVFEVKKGEMLFGYQPFATKDPKIFDRPEEFVADRFVGEEGEKLLKYVLWSNGPETESPTVGNKQCAGKDFVVMVSRLFVTEFFLRYDTFNVDVGTSALGASITITSLKKA from the coding sequence ATGgctttaacttcatttttttctcttcctcttccttctcttcaCCAACAATTTCCATCAAAATACTCTACATTTCGTCCTATTATTGTTTCTTTGTCCGAAAAACCAACAATCGTGGTAACCCAACCTACAAAATTACCTACCAGGACAATACCCGGCGACTATGGGTTGCCGGGTATTGGTCCATGGAAAGATAGGCTTGATTACTTTTACAATCAAGGCAAAAACGAATTTTTCGAATCAAGAGTAGTGAAATACAAATCAACTATATTCAGAACGAACATGCCACCGGGACCATTCATTTCTTCTAACCCGAAGGTTATTGTTTTGCTCGACGGCAAGAGTTTCCCAGTCCTTTTCGATGTTTCGAAAGTCGAAAAAAAGGACCTCTTCACCGGAACTTACATGCCGTCGACTGAACTCACCGGTGGTTACCGTGTTCTTTCTTATCTTGACCCATCTGAACCAAaccatgaaaaattgaaaaaattgatgttcttccttctttcttctCGTCGTGATCACGTTATACCCAAATTCCATGAAACTTATACAGAGTTGTTTGAAACCCTAGATAAGGAAATGGCGGAAAAAGGTAAAGCTGGTTTAAACTCCGGCAATGATCAAGCTGCGTTTAATTTCTTAGCTAGATCGTTGTTCGGAGTTAACCCAGTTGAAACTAAACTCGGAGGTGATGGTCCGACATTGATCGGAAAATGGGTTTTGCTTCAGCTTCATCCTGTGCTTACTCTCGGTCTTCCGAAGTTTCTAGACGACTTAATCCTCCATACTTTCCGGTTACCTCCGTTTCTGGTGAAAAAAGATTACCAGAGACTTTACGATTTCTTTTACACCAATTCCGCCAATTTATTCGTCGAAGCTGAAAAACTCGGCATTTCTAAAGAAGAAGCTTGTCATAATCTTCTCTTCGCTACTTGCTTCAATTCCTTCGGCGGGATGAAGATTTTCTTCCCGAATATGATGAAATCGATAGCGAAAGCAGGGGTGGAGGTCCATACCCGTTTAGCAAACGAGATCCGATCGGAAGTAAAATCCGCCGGCGGGAAGATCACGATGTCGGCGATGGAGAAAATGCCGTTAATGAAATCAGTAGTATATGAAGCTTTACGAGTTGATCCTCCGGTAGCTTCACAATACGGAAGAGCCAAACAGGACCTTAAGATCGAATCACACGACGCCGTTTTCGAGGTGAAAAAAGGTGAAATGCTATTCGGGTACCAACCATTTGCAACGAAGGATCCGAAAATTTTTGACCGGCCGGAAGAGTTCGTCGCCGATCGGTTCGtcggagaagaaggagaaaagttaTTGAAATACGTATTATGGTCTAATGGACCGGAAACGGAAAGTCCGACAGTGGGGAATAAACAGTGTGCTGGAAAAGATTTTGTAGTGATGGTTTCGAGGTTATTCGTAACGGAGTTTTTTCTCCGTTACGATACATTCAACGTCGACGTTGGTACGTCGGCGTTGGGGGCTTCAATTACTATAACTTCTTTGAAAAAAGCTTAA
- the LOC125843675 gene encoding ruBisCO large subunit-binding protein subunit alpha: protein MASANAISTASIIPSPSKQGGLKNRKVSQLQGQRFGNKGAKNRFVVKACAKEIAFDQKSRSALQAGIDKLADAVGLTLGPRGRNVVLDEYGTPKVVNDGVTIARAIELPDAMENAGAALIREVASKTNDSAGDGTTTASVLAREIIKLGLLSVTSGANPVSLKRGIDKTVLGLIEELEKKARPVKGRDDIKAIASISAGNDESIGTMIADAIDKVGPDGVLSIESSSSLETTVHVEEGMEIDRGYISPQFVTNPEKLIAEFENARVLITDQKISAIKDIIPLLEKTTQLRAPLLIIAEDITGEALATLVVNKLRGILNVAAIKAPGFGERRKALLQDIAIVTGAEYQATDLGLLVENTPVEALGIARKVTITKDSTTIIADAASKDEIQSRIAQLKKELFETDSVYDSEKLAERIAKLSGGVAVIKVGAATEAELEDRKLRIEDAKNATFAAIEEGIVPGGGAAFVHLSTYVPAIKEKIDDADERLGADIIQKALVAPASLIAQNAGVEGEVVVEKVKEAEWEMGYNAMTDIYENLVDAGVIDPAKVTRCALQNSASVAGMVLTTQAIVVEKPKPKVAAPAAPQGLTV, encoded by the exons ATGGCTTCTGCTAATGCTATTTCCACTGCTTCTATTATCCCTTCTCCTTCTAAACAG GGCGGTTTGAAGAATAGGAAGGTCAGCCAATTGCAGGGACAGAGATTTGGCAACAAGGGTGCAAAGAACCGGTTTGTAGTCAAAGCCTGTGCTAAAGAAATTGCCTTTGACCAGAAATCTAGGAGTGCCCTGCAGGCTGGTATCGACAAGCTTGCTGATGCTGTTGGCCTGACTCTTGGTCCAAGGG GAAGGAATGTAGTGTTGGATGAATATGGCACCCCTAAGGTGGTTAACGATGGAGTTACAATTGCTCGTGCCATCGAGCTACCTGATGCTATGGAGAATGCTGGGGCTGCCCTTATCAGGGAG GTTGCAAGCAAAACCAATGATTCAGCTGGTGATGGAACCACAACTGCATCTGTTCTTGCTCGGGAAATCATTAAACTCGGTCTGTTGAGTGTTACATCTGGTGCAAATCCAGTGTCTTTAAAGAGGGGCATTGACAAAACTGTACTGGGTTTGATTGAAGAGCTAGAAAAGAAGGCTAGACCTGTTAAAGGTCGTGACGACATCAAAG CAATTGCTTCAATCTCTGCTGGAAATGATGAAAGTATTGGTACCATGATTGCGGATGCAATTGACAAAGTTGGTCCAGATGGTGTGTTGTCCATTGAGTCATCCTCCTCCTTAGAGACAACTGTTCATGTTGAAGAAGGAATGGAG ATTGATAGAGGATATATTTCCCCACAATTTGTCACCAACCCTGAGAAATTAATTGCTGAATTTGAGAATGCTAGAGTCTTGATTACTGATCAGAAGATCTCTGCTATCAAGGATATTATCCCTCTATTAGAAAAGACAACTCAATTACGCGCCCCTCTCCTCATTATTGCCGAGGATATCACCGGGGAAGCTCTGGCCACTCTTGTTGTGAACAAGTTGCGGGGTATACTGAATGTTGCTGCCATCAAAGCTCCTGGATTTGGTGAAAGGAGAAAGGCTCTTCTGCAAGATATTGCCATTGTGACAG GAGCTGAGTACCAGGCAACTGATTTGGGCCTGCTCGTTGAGAATACCCCAGTTGAAGCACTTGGAATTGCCAGAAAGGTGACAATTACCAAGGACTCAACAACCATCATCGCTGATGCAGCATCAAAGGATGAGATACAATCTAGGATTGCTCAGCTTAAAAAGGAGCTGTTTGAGACGGACTCGGTGTATGACTCCGAGAAACTTGCTGAGAGAATTGCCAAGCTTTCTGGGGGTGTTGCCGTCATAAAGGTTGGAGCTGCAACAGAGGCTGAGCTTGAAGACCGCAAGCTTCGTATTGAGGATGCAAAGAATGCAACTTTTGCTGCAATTGAAGAGGGAATAGTACCTGGTGGTGGTGCTGCTTTTGTTCATTTATCAACTTATGTCCCTGCCATTAAGGAGAAGATTGACGACGCAGATGAAAGATTGGGCGCTGACATCATTCAAAAG GCATTAGTAGCCCCAGCATCTTTAATAGCCCAAAATGCtggagttgaaggagaagtagTCGTGGAGAAGGTGAAGGAAGCCGAATGGGAGATGGGTTATAACGCGATGACAGACATATATGAGAATCTCGTGGATGCTGGAGTCATTGATCCAGCCAAGGTGACAAGATGTGCCTTGCAGAATTCAGCATCAGTTGCAGGAATGGTTCTGACTACACAAGCCATAGTGGTCGAGAAGCCAAAGCCTAAGGTGGCTGCACCTGCTGCTCCACAAGGACTTACAGTGTGA